The Longimicrobiales bacterium genome has a window encoding:
- a CDS encoding chemotaxis protein CheW, with product MSDPRPALLPEDERERALLEMRAAQLARRKLRQEPAESVEVAVFRFGRERYAVELGCLLQIFALRDLALLPGARPPVIGLTPWRGDLLRVLDLGSALGRPHQGIADRKRVLALASGGQAAFGILIDGIEDVRRLPLSQIRPLPAREGEADTLLRGVTSDAVLVLDADALIRAYT from the coding sequence CCGGCGCTGCTACCGGAGGATGAACGGGAGCGGGCGCTGCTCGAGATGCGCGCGGCGCAGCTTGCGCGGCGCAAGCTGCGGCAGGAGCCGGCCGAGTCCGTGGAAGTGGCCGTGTTCCGGTTCGGGCGGGAACGTTACGCGGTCGAGCTCGGATGCCTGCTGCAGATCTTTGCGCTGCGGGATCTCGCGCTGCTGCCGGGCGCGCGCCCGCCGGTGATCGGGCTCACGCCCTGGCGGGGCGACCTGCTGCGCGTGCTCGACCTCGGCAGCGCACTCGGCCGTCCGCACCAGGGCATCGCCGATCGCAAGCGTGTACTCGCGCTCGCGTCGGGCGGGCAGGCCGCGTTCGGCATCCTGATCGACGGGATCGAAGACGTGCGCCGGTTGCCGCTCTCGCAGATCCGGCCGCTGCCCGCGCGCGAGGGCGAGGCAGATACACTGTTGCGCGGCGTCACGAGTGACGCCGTCCTGGTTCTCGACGCCGATGCGCTGATCCGCGCCTACACATGA